TAAACTCTTCACCGTTGACCTCAAGTAAAATAGGGAAGCCCTTTTGTGTAAATAAAACTTTGACAATAGAGGCGATATAAGCAAAGGAACCAAGATTATATTTGTTTAACGTTTTTTTAGTCATGGAATCATTCGTAGCCGCCACAATTGCTGCATCCAAACCAATACCGATATTGTTAATTGCCAGCCCTGTTTCCGTTTGAATTTTTTCTTCATAAGTCAACGTGTTAATAATTTGTGGCTCTTTTGCCCGCTGAATTGCCCAAAAGGCTTTTTGTGGATCTTTTGGTAAGTTTATTCCCCGCGCAAAGTCATTGCCAGAGCCACCCGGGATATAGCTGACGGGAATTTCTTTGTCCATCCGGTAAAATTGATTTAAAACTTGGTGTAAAGTGCCATCACCACCAATTACGACCAGCAAAGGATAAAGTTTATCTGCATAATCTGCTTTTATTTCCGCATTCCAACCAATTAGTTTAGAATTAGCAAGTTCTTTGGCTAATTCAGCTTCATGGCCTGCATATTCGGTATAATAACTTTCGTAACTCATTTTTTGTTCATCTAATAAATTTTGAATAATCGCACCGGTTTTCTTTCCATTGCCGTTGCCTGAAACCTGATTAATCAAGAGTATGTAATGGAATTTCACAATGTTTGCTCCTCTTTTACACTTAATGCTCCATATTTTAACAGAAAAAATAGAGGAGGGAAAAGAAAAAAGCACACAAAAAAAGATCTAGTGAGTTTTTTTGTAATGTGTTACTCTTCTTGCTGCCTTTTTGTCCTTTTTATTAAGGTTCTGATGTCCACTTAATAAATGATAAACTCACTAGACCTATTCAATTAGTAAGGAGTAACTCAAATTCCCACATCCTTTAACAATTTTTTAAGTCTCATAACAATTCTTCGTTTTGTAGAACCTACATCGTCTACGTTACTGGGAATTCCTATGACCCCTTACACTTATTTTATACCATATACGAGCACTTTTTGCAAGCGTTTACAACAGAGGCTACAATTTTTTTCGCTTTTATCTGATAACTCGTGTTTTCTTTTAGCGTTAATTTTGCTATACTCCACAGGGGAGGAAAACGATGAAATATTATCATTTAGTTGGATTTTCAGCAGTCTTATTTTTACTACAATGGGGTTGTGAAAATTTGTTAGGTTTAACTTACACCAAAGAGGCCAATTTATTTTTTGTCAGCTGTCAGATTATGGCGTTAAGCATTTATAGTCTATTTTTTTGTGTTTATTTCATTGCCAGTAAAAAACAAAGAACTAGTAAAAAGATAGCTGCTGTAGTTAAAATGGATCAAGACATCAAAAAACTTAAAAAGGCCAGTTAACCTCCCGCGGTTCATCAACCATCCCGCGTCATCAAAACTCGGAGAAAGAAGGAATAATTTGTGCAAATGAGTAAACGTAGCAGTAATGTTAAAGTTTTGGCGGTAAATGCAATTGTTGCGGCTTTATATGTCGCCCTTTCGCTTATTACGCCCTTTTCTGCGGGACCTATTCAATTTCGGGTCTCAGAAAGTTTGAATCATTTAGTTGTTTTTAATCGTAAATATTTGTGGGGAGTCTTTTTAGGCGTCGTCATTTATAATGCCTTATTTGGTTATGGTATTTTAGATGTGCTCTTTGGTGGCGCGCAGACACTATTGGCTTTAAGTCTCACGAGCTTTTTACAAAATAAAGTCAAAGACAAAAAAGTATTGTTAGGTCTAAATATTGCCTTTTTCACTTTTAGTATGTTCTTAATTGCTATCATGCTAATGATTACGGCTAATTTACCATTTTGGCCAACGTACTTCACTACAGCTTTAAGTGAACTGATTATTATGAGTATTTCCGCACCATTGATGTACTGGTTAAATAATAGCGTGAATTTTGATAAACAATTTTAAACGTATAGCATAAATGGACTTAGCAATTTTTTGCCAAGTCCATTTTTTTAGCTTCTGTTTTAATTTTAATCAGTAAATAGCCAAGACCTTAGCCCATATTTTCAAAAATCAGCTATGATTTTTTTATTCTGAAAGAGTTAGATCTTCAACTTCAACAACTTTGAAATTCTTACTTTCTAAATGACTAATAATTTTATCGCACAACGCTTTGTCAGTTTTGGCTGGCAGTGTAATTAATGTGCGACGAATAAATTCATCTTTACCGATATCTAAGGTAATACAGCTGGCGATGCTACTGTATTTTGCGATGATTTTACTAATAGCAGCTAAATCACCTTGTTTACCTGTTGAGGCAATTGTTAAAACGTAACTTCCCTGATCAATACTCCACGATTGGGATAACATATTTAATAAGGAACTATGAGTTAAAATACCATAAAATTCATTATTCTCGTTTAAAACCGCAATATAAGGAAGTTCTTTAATCGTAAAGAATACTTTAAAGAAAGAAGAATTTACATAAATAAATTTTGTTGCATTTTTCAATAAATGAGTAACAGGTAAATTCATATCACCGCCGTTAGCTTTGTGGCGGTAAATGTGCATTTTATAAATGTTGCCGCGGAAAATTTTTTCACTTTCATCTAGAATCGGTACACAGCGGAAACCAGAATCTTCTAGAATTTCCAATGCTTCAGCCAGTGTTGCTGTTTCTTTGACCGTAGTCAAATCTCTTTTTTTATACACCATGGTTTTAAGTAACATAACAAACCCTCCATTGTCTCCAATTTAACAAATTAATCATATCATATTCTCTATAAAAAGACATAACCGACTACCTTCATTGACAGTCCGAAAAAAACATGCTAAGTTAAAGTGTACTTTTGTGAAGAAATTAACCGAAACTCGAGTAATTTTAAAAGTGTGATAAATTTGAAGGAGGCCATAAAGATGGGTGCGAAAAAAGCCGCTTTAGCCTGCTCCGTTTGCGGATCTCGTAACTACACTAAATCAGTGAGTGAAGGGAAAAAAGGCGAACGTTTGGAGATTAATAAATTTTGTAAATATTGCAATCAATATACATTGCATCGAGAAACCAAATAGGAGGCAGCAGGCATGAAATTTTTACGTAGTGTAATAGACGAAATGAAAAATGTAACATGGCCCACCAAAGCTCAGTTACGCAAAGATACATTGGTTGTCATTGAAACATCTTTGATTTTTGCTGCAATGTTTTTTGTGATGGACACTGTGATTAAGAGTGTCTTTGGCTGGATTTTAAAATAAATTAACTAGCTGAATAATACAAAAAATGCTATAATAGCCAAGAAGAAAAAACTTCGGGTAACTGAGGTTTTTTTATTTTAGACAAAAGGAGCCAAACAAATGGAATCATTTGAAAGAAACTGGTATGTGCTGCACACGTATTCTGGTTATGAAAACAAAGTTAAAGCAAACATTGAATCACGGGCGCAAAGTATGGGTATGGGAGATTTTATTTTTCGCGTTGTCGTCCCAGAAGAAACTGAAAAAGAGCTAAAGAACGGTAAAGAAAAAGAAGTCGTTCATAAAACTTTTCCAGGTTATGTTTTAGTGGAAATGGTCATGACGGATGAATCGTGGTATGTAGTGCGGAATACGCCTGGTGTTACCGGTTTTGTCGGCTCACACGGTGCTGGTAGTAAACCTGCGCCTTTATTACAAGAAGAAATCAATCATATCTTACGCTCCATCGGTATGAGTACAAGAACTAGTGATTTAGAAGTCAACGTTGGTGATACAGTTAAAATCATTGAAGGTGCATTTGCTGGTTTGGAAGGGCAAGTTGCTGAAATTGATGAAGAAAAACAAAAACTAAAAGTCAACATTGATATGTTCGGCCGCGAAACAAGTACGGAATTAGATTTTGAACAAGTAGATAGCCTATAAAATAGGTTGTAATAAACTTGTCTTACATTTTTATAAAAATACCTAAGGAAGAAATGTTCAGGCTAATTGCCTGGCATACTGCAAAGTGTAAATTGGCAGTATATATTTTGGACTTAGGTATTTTTTTGTTGATCTTGAAAAATACAAGCTTATAAGACAAGTATAATTTTTTTAGATATATTGTGCTAATTATTAAAAAAATTATCAGGTTACAACCAGTTATGTATTTCCTTTACTTTTCTAAATAAGTGAAGCTGTTAGTTCTTTTTTAGTTGAAATTACTTTAAAAAACAGGATTTTTCTGATTAAGCGTGCTATTTTATTTGTTAAACTTTTTCTTGACAGATAATGTTAGCGCTTTTATAATTGGTCTGTGGTTACTACCAGATAGAGTAACAAAAGATTCAAGGAGGGGATAAGATGATTGGTTGTATATTAACTGGTCACGGTTCGTTTGCGCCGGGAGTTTACGGGGCATTAACAATGATTGCCGGAGAACAAGATTTTTTTGATGTAATTGCCTTTGAGGATGGTCAAAATGTCGATGATTTTGAAGAAAAAATGAAACAAGCGGTAAAACAATTAGATCAAACCTGTGAAGGTGTTTTAATCTTTAGCGATTTATTGGGAGGTTCACCTTTTAAAACAGCAATGATTGCAGCACAAGATTTTGATGCAGTAGAAGTTATTGCAGGTGCCAATTTACCCATGCTTATTGAAACAATTGGTTTGCGTTATGCCAATACAGACTTAGAACAATTAACACAACAAGCAATAACAGCCGGACAAACCGGTGTCGTTCATCCCAAGCTGGTTATTAAAGAAGACGATGAATTCGGGGAAGAAGGAATTTAATTATGAGCATTTGGAACAGTATTCTGGGTGCTTCGATTGTGGTATTAATTTTTGTAATCGCTTTTGCTATTATTTATTATTTTGTGGGCGCCCGTGGCATGAAGTCACAAAAAGAGCATTTCAAAAAATTACATCAATCTCTTGCGCCAGGACAACAAGTGAAGTTTGCAAATGGGCTTTATGGCACTGTGAAAGTTATTAACCAAAAGAAAGAAACAGTGGATATTGAAGTCAAGTCAGGAACTATTATTGAAGTTTCTCGGTACGCAATTTCAGAAATCGTTAAATAAAAAACATTTAATTTAGGGGGAATTCTCATGTCAGAACCAAATATTTTATTAACACGTATTGATAATCGTTTAATTCACGGACAAGTAGCAACACAATGGAATGGTACTTTAGGAGCTAATTTGATTTTAGTAGCCAACGATAAAGTAGCAGGAGACAAAGTGCGCCAAGGATTAATGGATATGGCTGCGCCAACTGGAGTTCAAACACGGTATTTCTCGATCCAAAAGACGATCGATATCATCCACAAAGCATCACCAAAACAAAAGATCTTCATTATTGCGGAAAATCCTGAAGACGTTTTGAAATTAGTTGAAGGAGGAGTGCCAATTAAAAAATTGAATATTGGAAACATGCATATGGCAGAAGGAAAACGCCAAGTTGCGACAACGGTAGCCGTGGATGATGCAGACGTTGCAGCCTTTAAAAAATTGCAAGATTTAGGGGTGGAACTTGAAATACGCCGCGTACCAACTACAGCAGTAGAAGACAGTAGCAAACTATTCAACTAAGCGTGTGCTTAAGGAGGGAGTTTAAGAATGGATTATAATTTCATTCAGATTTTATTGGTCTTTATCGTGACGTTTGTCGCTGCAATTGACCAATTCAGTTTCTTGGAATCATTATATCAACCAATTGTTACGGGTATGGTAATTGGTCTTATTTTAGGGGATTTACAAACAGGTTTAATCGTTGGTGGTACGTATCAATTAATGACCATCGGCAATATGCCCGTTGGGGGAGCACAGCCGCCTAACGCCGTTATCGGTGGGATTATGGCCGCTATTTTATCGATTACATTGAAATTAGAACCAACTGCAGCTGTTGCAACAGCAATTCCATTTTCTTTATTAGGTCAATATGCAGTTACTTTAATTTTCTCTGCAATGTCACCAGTGATGTCTGTTGCAGATAACTACGCTCACGAAGCCAACACAAAAGGAATTGACCGCATTAACTATTTAGCGATGGCTGCAATTGGTGCTATCTTTGGTTTAATCGTTGTCTTATTCTTTATCGGTGGTGCAACTTTTGGTGAACAAGTCGTTAGTGCCATTCCTGAATGGTTAATGAAAGGTTTATCAGCTGCCGGCGGTATGATGCGTTATGTCGGTTTTGCAATTTTATTAAAAGTTATGGTTTCGCGCGATATGTGGGGCTTTTACTTTATGGGCTTTGGTCTAGCAACAATCGTAATGGCAGCTCCAAGTCTATCAGGTCCAGCCTTGATTATCTTGGCATTTATCGGTTTTGCGTTAGCCTTCTGGGATTACCAAATTCAATCTAAATTCAAAACAGCAACAGCCAATGCAAATGACTTCGGAGGTGACGAAGATGGCATATAATATTCCAGATACGTATCAAGATCAATCAGTCGGCGAAACACTGGATAAGAAAACGTTAAATAAAATGGTTTGGCGTTCATTGTTCTTACAAGCATCTTTTAACTATGAACGGATGCAAGCAGGTGGCTGGTTATATGGTATTTTACCAGGCTTGAAAAAAATTCATAAAAACAAAGATGACTTGGCAGCTTCCATGAGTCACAACCTTGAATTTTTCAACACCCATCCATTTTTAGTAACTTTTGTTATGGGGATTGTTTTATCACTAGAACAAAATAAAGCAGATATTCCAACGATTCGTGCCGTTCGTGTCGCTGCGATGGGACCTTTAGGTGGGATTGGGGATGCCTTATTCTGGTTTACCTTAGTACCGATTACTGCTGGTATTACTTCAAACATGGCTATCAGTGGTAATATTGCCGCACCATTTATTTTCTTACTTGTTTTCAATATTGCCCAATTTGCGTTACGTTTCTTCTTGATGAACTGGTCTTATAAACTAGGAACAGATGCTATTGGTGTCTTAACCGAAAATGCCAAAGAATTTACGCGGGCAGCAAGTATTTTAGGTATCTTCGTCGTAGGTTCACTAACTTGTGTTTACGGTGCTACAAAAGTAAACGTTCAAATTCCAAACGGCGAAACAAATGCTGTTCATTCTGTAACAACAGTTGTCCCTGCTGGGGAAGAACACAAATATGATGAATATATCTTCAAAAAAGATGACAGTGGTAAATTGACAGAAGAAGTGCAAGCGGCAGCTGAAGGTGAAAAAGCCTTAGGCGTAGTTAAATTGCCTTCAGGGGATTTTGAAGTAACCTTCAACCGTAATGAAACAACTCCGGTTACGATTGATATTCAAAAAATCTTAGACGGTATTTTACCACAAATGATTCCATTAGCTATGACTTTACTTTTATACTTCTTATTATCAAAACGTGGCTGGACACCATTGAAATGTATTTTGTTACTATTGGTAATTGGTTTAGTAGGCTCAGGCTTTGGTATTTGGCCTAATATTTGGCCTTAAAAAAACTTTGACAGATTATACCACTTATCCGTAGTTGATAAGTGGTATTTTTTTAGGTAGTGGTCTAGATCAAGTTTTAAAATAAAGCGTTTTATTTACTATTTCTATTGACTTTATAGGCCTTAGAAGATAAACTCATACTGTGGTAGTAACCAGTTAGAGGAGGTGTCATATGACCCGAACAAAAAAACAACCTTTGTACGATCAATTAGTCGAATTATTAAAAGAAAAAATTGAAAATGAATACGAAGCCAATATGATGCTACCTTCTGAACGGGAATTATCAGATGTGTATGGTTTAAGTCGCACAACGGTTCGCTTGGCATTACAAGAATTAGAAAAAATTGGCTATATTTATCGGCAACACGGCAAAGGAACTTTTGTATCTGACTTAAAAGAGTCCAGTTTCAATTTGCAGAGTATGTATAGTTTTACCGAGCAAATGAAATCTTTGGGGCGACATCCAGAAACGAGAGTTTTGGATTTTGAAACAATCGAAGCCAACAAATTTTTAGCTACGAAATTTAATGTCAAATTAGGAACGAAATTAATAAAAATGAAGCGTCTCAGAAGTGCTGATGGCGAACCATTAATGCTAGAACGCACCTATTTACCGCTAAATAAATTTTTATCCTTAACCAAAGAAGATTTAGATCAAAAAGCCTTATACGATATTTTTCGCGAAGATTATAATGAGATTGTCAAAGTAGCCGAAGAAGAGCTATTTGCCAATATTGCACGGCCAAAAGATGCGCCTTTTTTAGATATTAGAGAAGGGGCGCCGGTGTTGACTTTAATGCGCAAAACTTATAATCAAGCCAATGAAATAATCGAGTTCACCTATAGTGTTGCCCGTGCGGATCACTTTCGCTATAAAATCGTACATCACAATGGCAATTAAAGAGCAAATAAGATCACGTTTGTAAATTAAAGGAGGATTACAATGTTTCAACTGACAGCAGCAGAATTAACTAAAATGGGAGCAGAAATTACCACCCGTGAAATTAAGCAACAACCAGAATTATGGCAAGAAGCATTTTCTTATTATAAAGAAAATCAAAAAAGAATTAACAATTTTTTATCAGAAGTAAAAGATGCCGCACATGGTAAAATCCGCGTTGTTTTCACTGGTGCGGGGACTTCTCAATATGTAGGCGATACAGTAAAACCTTATTTAAGTAAAGTAGGAGATAACCGTAAATTTATCTTTGAAAGTATTGGGACAACAGATATCGTGGCTTCTCCGGCTGAATATTTACATCCAGATGATTGGACTATTTTAGTATCATTTGCCCGCAGTGGAAATTCACCAGAAAGTGTGGCCGCTGTGGATGTGGCCAATAAATTCGTGAAAAATTTACGTCATATTACCATTACTTGTGCTCCAGAAGGACAATTGGCAAAAGCGGCTACCGATGATGCCCACAATTTATTGTTAATGATGCCCGCTCGTGCCAATGACCAAGGTTTTGCTATGACTGGAAGTTTTTCTTGTATGGCGCTAAGCGCATTATTAGTCTTTGATGAAACTAACGACTTCACTCAAAAAGAAGATTACGTCAATGCAATGACGACCTTAGGCAATGAAGCAATCGCTAGAGAAGCTGAGGTACAAAAAATTATCGATTTAGACTTTGAACGTATCGTCTATCTTGGTTCTGGCAGTCTATCTGGTTTAACTCGGGAAGCTTCCTTGAAAGTATTGGAATTAACTGCTGGGAAAATGGCTACGATCTTTGATTCTTCAATGGGATTTCGTCATGGTCCAAAATCATTTATCAACGATAAAACAATTATGTTTGTTTTTGTGAACAACGATGAATATACGCGTCAATACGATGTTGATATTTTAGAAGAGGTGCATGCAGATAAAATTGCGCCATCTGTTTTAGGAATTACTCAAAAGGCAGCAGAATCAAACTTTAGTGGTGATAACTTTGTTTTTGAAACAAGTGATGTGAAATTACCAGACGGATACGCAGCGTTGCCATTTTTAATTGTAG
The DNA window shown above is from Enterococcus montenegrensis and carries:
- a CDS encoding diacylglycerol/lipid kinase family protein, whose translation is MKFHYILLINQVSGNGNGKKTGAIIQNLLDEQKMSYESYYTEYAGHEAELAKELANSKLIGWNAEIKADYADKLYPLLVVIGGDGTLHQVLNQFYRMDKEIPVSYIPGGSGNDFARGINLPKDPQKAFWAIQRAKEPQIINTLTYEEKIQTETGLAINNIGIGLDAAIVAATNDSMTKKTLNKYNLGSFAYIASIVKVLFTQKGFPILLEVNGEEFTFKKAFLCTTTNHPYFGGGVAIAPMAKATVSDIDLVVVERISMIKIFGLIIRLITNKLTTSKHYHHFTGHKLRIVSTVPEYGQADGEVMGLRPFDITFSTRPQLIWYYPE
- a CDS encoding QueT transporter family protein — translated: MQMSKRSSNVKVLAVNAIVAALYVALSLITPFSAGPIQFRVSESLNHLVVFNRKYLWGVFLGVVIYNALFGYGILDVLFGGAQTLLALSLTSFLQNKVKDKKVLLGLNIAFFTFSMFLIAIMLMITANLPFWPTYFTTALSELIIMSISAPLMYWLNNSVNFDKQF
- the cbpA gene encoding cyclic di-AMP binding protein CbpA, whose product is MLLKTMVYKKRDLTTVKETATLAEALEILEDSGFRCVPILDESEKIFRGNIYKMHIYRHKANGGDMNLPVTHLLKNATKFIYVNSSFFKVFFTIKELPYIAVLNENNEFYGILTHSSLLNMLSQSWSIDQGSYVLTIASTGKQGDLAAISKIIAKYSSIASCITLDIGKDEFIRRTLITLPAKTDKALCDKIISHLESKNFKVVEVEDLTLSE
- the rpmG gene encoding 50S ribosomal protein L33, producing the protein MGAKKAALACSVCGSRNYTKSVSEGKKGERLEINKFCKYCNQYTLHRETK
- the secE gene encoding preprotein translocase subunit SecE — translated: MKFLRSVIDEMKNVTWPTKAQLRKDTLVVIETSLIFAAMFFVMDTVIKSVFGWILK
- the nusG gene encoding transcription termination/antitermination protein NusG, coding for MESFERNWYVLHTYSGYENKVKANIESRAQSMGMGDFIFRVVVPEETEKELKNGKEKEVVHKTFPGYVLVEMVMTDESWYVVRNTPGVTGFVGSHGAGSKPAPLLQEEINHILRSIGMSTRTSDLEVNVGDTVKIIEGAFAGLEGQVAEIDEEKQKLKVNIDMFGRETSTELDFEQVDSL
- a CDS encoding PTS sugar transporter subunit IIA, with translation MIGCILTGHGSFAPGVYGALTMIAGEQDFFDVIAFEDGQNVDDFEEKMKQAVKQLDQTCEGVLIFSDLLGGSPFKTAMIAAQDFDAVEVIAGANLPMLIETIGLRYANTDLEQLTQQAITAGQTGVVHPKLVIKEDDEFGEEGI
- the yajC gene encoding preprotein translocase subunit YajC, with the protein product MSIWNSILGASIVVLIFVIAFAIIYYFVGARGMKSQKEHFKKLHQSLAPGQQVKFANGLYGTVKVINQKKETVDIEVKSGTIIEVSRYAISEIVK
- the agaV gene encoding PTS N-acetylgalactosamine transporter subunit IIB, whose amino-acid sequence is MSEPNILLTRIDNRLIHGQVATQWNGTLGANLILVANDKVAGDKVRQGLMDMAAPTGVQTRYFSIQKTIDIIHKASPKQKIFIIAENPEDVLKLVEGGVPIKKLNIGNMHMAEGKRQVATTVAVDDADVAAFKKLQDLGVELEIRRVPTTAVEDSSKLFN
- a CDS encoding PTS mannose/fructose/sorbose/N-acetylgalactosamine transporter subunit IIC; this encodes MDYNFIQILLVFIVTFVAAIDQFSFLESLYQPIVTGMVIGLILGDLQTGLIVGGTYQLMTIGNMPVGGAQPPNAVIGGIMAAILSITLKLEPTAAVATAIPFSLLGQYAVTLIFSAMSPVMSVADNYAHEANTKGIDRINYLAMAAIGAIFGLIVVLFFIGGATFGEQVVSAIPEWLMKGLSAAGGMMRYVGFAILLKVMVSRDMWGFYFMGFGLATIVMAAPSLSGPALIILAFIGFALAFWDYQIQSKFKTATANANDFGGDEDGI
- a CDS encoding PTS system mannose/fructose/sorbose family transporter subunit IID; this translates as MAYNIPDTYQDQSVGETLDKKTLNKMVWRSLFLQASFNYERMQAGGWLYGILPGLKKIHKNKDDLAASMSHNLEFFNTHPFLVTFVMGIVLSLEQNKADIPTIRAVRVAAMGPLGGIGDALFWFTLVPITAGITSNMAISGNIAAPFIFLLVFNIAQFALRFFLMNWSYKLGTDAIGVLTENAKEFTRAASILGIFVVGSLTCVYGATKVNVQIPNGETNAVHSVTTVVPAGEEHKYDEYIFKKDDSGKLTEEVQAAAEGEKALGVVKLPSGDFEVTFNRNETTPVTIDIQKILDGILPQMIPLAMTLLLYFLLSKRGWTPLKCILLLLVIGLVGSGFGIWPNIWP
- a CDS encoding GntR family transcriptional regulator, whose amino-acid sequence is MTRTKKQPLYDQLVELLKEKIENEYEANMMLPSERELSDVYGLSRTTVRLALQELEKIGYIYRQHGKGTFVSDLKESSFNLQSMYSFTEQMKSLGRHPETRVLDFETIEANKFLATKFNVKLGTKLIKMKRLRSADGEPLMLERTYLPLNKFLSLTKEDLDQKALYDIFREDYNEIVKVAEEELFANIARPKDAPFLDIREGAPVLTLMRKTYNQANEIIEFTYSVARADHFRYKIVHHNGN
- a CDS encoding SIS domain-containing protein, yielding MFQLTAAELTKMGAEITTREIKQQPELWQEAFSYYKENQKRINNFLSEVKDAAHGKIRVVFTGAGTSQYVGDTVKPYLSKVGDNRKFIFESIGTTDIVASPAEYLHPDDWTILVSFARSGNSPESVAAVDVANKFVKNLRHITITCAPEGQLAKAATDDAHNLLLMMPARANDQGFAMTGSFSCMALSALLVFDETNDFTQKEDYVNAMTTLGNEAIAREAEVQKIIDLDFERIVYLGSGSLSGLTREASLKVLELTAGKMATIFDSSMGFRHGPKSFINDKTIMFVFVNNDEYTRQYDVDILEEVHADKIAPSVLGITQKAAESNFSGDNFVFETSDVKLPDGYAALPFLIVAQTVSLLASIKVGNTPDTPSPTGTVNRVVKGVTIHPFEA